In the Gopherus flavomarginatus isolate rGopFla2 chromosome 6, rGopFla2.mat.asm, whole genome shotgun sequence genome, one interval contains:
- the LOC127054356 gene encoding cystatin-like: protein MSHYISVEAVTGPWLCFLLLLGVPITLGASVAGGLHNVPVSDPEVQQAAQVAVKTYNDLNNCMYYTQGEKVLSAQRQVTSGVVLHLTMELVQTLCRKSQGGIVELKKCLLPPPSQQKKVRCNFQVWSQPWLRRTQINFHCNSDCH from the exons ATGAGTCATTACATCAGTGTAGA AGCAGTAACAGGTCCCTGGctgtgcttcctcctcctcctgggggTTCCCATCACTTTGGGGGCCTCTGTTGCTGGGGGGCTGCACAATGTGCCAGTGTCAGACCCAGAAGTCCAGCAGGCAGCACAAGTAGCCGTAAAGACCTACAACGACCTCAATAACTGCATGTACTACACCCAGGGGgagaaggtgctgagtgcccagaGACAG GTCACATCCGGGGTCGTGCTACATCTGACCATGGAGCTGGTGCAGACATTGTGCAGGAAAAGCCAAGGTGGCATTGTGGAGCTCAAGAAGTGCCTCCTGCCACCCCCGTCCCAGCAGAAG AAAGTGCGCTGTAACTTCCAAGTCTGGTCTCAGCCCTGGCTCAGGAGGACACAGATAAACTTTCACTGCAATTCTGACTGTCACTGA